The following are encoded in a window of Saccharothrix longispora genomic DNA:
- a CDS encoding thioesterase domain-containing protein — MDRSGASALPAAREFAWARQRRADLRAAGGVLDPVLTLRAGGDGPALFCAPPLVGASWCYLALLPHLAPEHPVHGLQSRGLRRPEPLPVDMAELARDFADRIRITQPHGPYHLFGWSNGGNTAHAIAEELERRGHEVGLLAIADATPHLPHTLSVADDNLWLLCDFVLREFGYQPVIEPDDPDPVARLLEVVRARPGLGLHEWPDRRLLALPRVIRNNVAVAQRHRPGRVRCPVLFFAATAGPRTTRSKLASWAEHVSRPIDVVEVDCEHEHMLLPEPVARIGAALTARLAAPSWPRPPDRPEASARTADTSESPIATGESRT; from the coding sequence GTGGACAGGTCCGGAGCGAGCGCGTTACCGGCGGCCAGGGAGTTCGCGTGGGCCAGGCAGCGGCGCGCCGACCTGCGCGCCGCGGGCGGGGTCCTCGACCCGGTGCTGACGTTGCGGGCCGGTGGTGACGGGCCCGCCCTGTTCTGCGCGCCGCCGCTGGTCGGCGCGAGCTGGTGCTACCTCGCGCTGCTGCCGCACCTGGCACCGGAGCACCCGGTGCACGGGCTCCAGTCGCGCGGGCTGCGCAGGCCCGAGCCGCTGCCGGTGGACATGGCCGAGTTGGCGCGGGACTTCGCCGACCGGATCAGGATCACCCAGCCGCACGGCCCGTATCACCTGTTCGGCTGGTCCAACGGTGGGAACACGGCGCACGCGATCGCCGAGGAGCTGGAGCGGCGCGGTCACGAGGTCGGCCTGCTCGCCATCGCCGACGCCACGCCGCACCTGCCGCACACCCTCAGCGTGGCCGACGACAACCTGTGGCTGCTGTGCGACTTCGTGCTCCGCGAGTTCGGCTACCAACCGGTGATCGAGCCGGACGACCCCGACCCCGTCGCCCGGCTGCTGGAGGTGGTGCGGGCGAGGCCGGGGCTGGGGCTGCACGAGTGGCCGGACCGCCGACTGCTCGCGCTGCCGAGGGTGATCAGGAACAACGTCGCGGTGGCGCAACGGCACCGGCCGGGTCGGGTGCGCTGCCCGGTGCTGTTCTTCGCCGCCACCGCCGGCCCGCGGACCACCCGGTCGAAGCTGGCGTCCTGGGCGGAGCACGTGAGCCGGCCGATCGACGTGGTCGAGGTGGACTGCGAGCACGAGCACATGCTCCTCCCCGAGCCGGTCGCGCGGATCGGCGCGGCCCTCACCGCCCGCCTGGCCGCACCCTCCTGGCCGCGTCCTCCTGACCGCCCGGAAGCGTCCGCGCGGACGGCCGACACGTCCGAAAGCCCGATTGCCACGGGGGAATCGCGTACCTAG
- a CDS encoding 3-oxoacyl-[acyl-carrier-protein] synthase III C-terminal domain-containing protein, with translation MTALDAVSVYTPAFRAPLEDLAAPLGLTDVQVRLFRRFHGLDQVRFDPERSLVELLRAAVDELTALHGNEHRVRYVVHGRAMPVVAPYPHNPLHDLCRELGLGHALAFTVTQQSCASGLLAVELAGRLLAADPADDALALVLTGEKAFTRDARLLPGTSLFGEGSAACLVSADGPRDRLLSYVCAQRGEFDTEFGEQSDGFQREYRPALAEVVRRAVAEAGLALDDLDLVLPHNVNVVTWQRLCLLLDFPVRRVLLSNVAENGHLFCADAFVNYRTAGERGLLREGGHYLVATVGAGAGATFSAMVFQH, from the coding sequence GTGACCGCTCTCGACGCGGTGTCGGTGTACACACCGGCTTTCCGCGCCCCCCTCGAAGACCTGGCCGCCCCGCTCGGGCTGACCGACGTCCAGGTCAGGCTCTTCCGGCGGTTCCACGGGCTCGACCAGGTCCGGTTCGACCCGGAGCGGTCGCTGGTCGAACTGCTGCGCGCCGCGGTCGACGAGCTGACGGCATTGCACGGCAACGAACACCGCGTCCGGTACGTCGTCCACGGCCGCGCGATGCCCGTCGTGGCGCCGTACCCGCACAACCCGCTGCACGACCTGTGCCGCGAGCTGGGACTCGGCCACGCCCTCGCTTTCACGGTCACACAACAAAGTTGCGCAAGTGGTCTGCTGGCGGTGGAGCTGGCGGGCCGGCTGCTCGCCGCCGATCCGGCCGATGACGCCCTGGCGCTGGTGCTGACGGGCGAGAAGGCGTTCACCCGCGACGCGCGACTGCTGCCGGGGACGTCGCTGTTCGGCGAGGGCTCGGCCGCGTGCCTGGTGAGCGCCGACGGACCGCGCGACCGGCTGCTGTCCTACGTGTGCGCCCAGCGCGGCGAGTTCGACACCGAGTTCGGCGAGCAGTCCGACGGGTTCCAGCGCGAGTACCGCCCGGCGCTGGCCGAGGTCGTGCGTCGGGCCGTGGCCGAGGCCGGTCTCGCGCTGGACGACCTGGACCTCGTCCTGCCGCACAACGTGAACGTCGTGACCTGGCAGCGCCTGTGCCTGCTGCTCGACTTCCCGGTGCGGCGCGTGCTGCTGTCCAACGTGGCCGAGAACGGCCACCTGTTCTGCGCCGACGCGTTCGTCAACTACCGCACGGCCGGGGAACGCGGTCTGCTGCGCGAAGGCGGCCACTACCTCGTCGCGACCGTCGGTGCCGGAGCCGGGGCCACGTTCTCCGCGATGGTGTTCCAGCACTGA
- a CDS encoding acyl carrier protein: MKYSTADMDDDTVLGPAGADLESLALAELSMRVEDHFGVRFDDDEAEMFASMTVGEFCAEVARRVQTASAT, encoded by the coding sequence ATGAAATACAGCACGGCCGACATGGACGACGACACGGTGCTGGGCCCGGCCGGGGCCGACCTCGAATCGCTCGCCCTGGCCGAGCTGTCCATGCGGGTCGAGGACCACTTCGGCGTCCGGTTCGACGACGACGAGGCCGAGATGTTCGCCTCCATGACGGTCGGCGAGTTCTGCGCCGAGGTGGCGCGTCGCGTGCAGACCGCCTCCGCCACGTGA
- a CDS encoding condensation domain-containing protein — MAERFTVTRLPVRFSGPGAGTAPLTWGQKAILRDVRASGWTNNISGAHALPEGVTVEDLAGRLGRVMGKHPALRTRLGVDEEGDACQVVAEAGEVDLEVVTFADELDRAEAVDHGNRLWIDWLVEPITPWPLRMAVVRHRGVAVHLVLALDHLVADGTAALLVMADLGLGEMVGHPVDPRAMTTADLARHERTPRVRRIGDRAMRYWEAQLRPLPPAAPGEPGHPGERPARRCRTARFHSPAAHLAVLAIARRTRTDTSAVLLALIAIAIGAVTGADPVVANLVTGNRFRPGLADVIGSLSQNTVLTIGLDGTVDEVVARTRRAATVAWLQAYYDPDQLDDLIARLDAERGRPARVAYRISDRRFSTRAATEAMAREARVTEEAVRARLPETFVKWDGHRYDVDEQLFVAVEDRAETVYLHLVYDSTAVTGERAEALLRSVEEVAVRAAFDPGAPTGPPRRPPPSTTDAVVVP, encoded by the coding sequence ATGGCTGAGCGGTTCACCGTCACCCGTCTCCCGGTGCGCTTCTCCGGACCGGGTGCGGGCACCGCGCCGTTGACCTGGGGGCAGAAGGCGATCCTCCGCGACGTGCGGGCGAGCGGCTGGACGAACAACATCAGCGGTGCGCACGCCCTGCCCGAGGGGGTGACCGTCGAGGACCTCGCCGGGCGCCTGGGCCGCGTCATGGGCAAGCACCCCGCGTTGCGGACCCGGCTGGGCGTGGACGAGGAGGGCGACGCCTGCCAGGTCGTGGCCGAGGCGGGCGAGGTCGACCTGGAGGTCGTGACCTTCGCCGACGAACTGGACCGCGCCGAAGCGGTCGACCACGGCAACCGGCTCTGGATCGACTGGCTGGTGGAGCCGATCACGCCGTGGCCGCTGCGGATGGCCGTGGTGCGGCACCGGGGCGTGGCGGTGCACCTGGTGCTCGCCCTGGACCACCTGGTCGCCGACGGCACGGCCGCGCTGCTGGTGATGGCGGACCTCGGGCTCGGCGAGATGGTCGGCCACCCGGTGGACCCGCGCGCGATGACGACCGCGGACCTCGCCCGTCACGAGCGGACGCCGCGGGTGCGGCGGATCGGCGACCGCGCCATGCGCTACTGGGAAGCGCAGTTGCGACCGCTCCCGCCGGCGGCCCCCGGCGAGCCGGGACACCCGGGGGAACGGCCGGCGCGGCGGTGCCGGACCGCGCGGTTCCACTCGCCGGCCGCGCACCTCGCCGTGCTCGCCATCGCCCGCCGGACCCGCACCGACACCTCGGCGGTCCTGCTCGCGCTGATCGCCATCGCGATCGGGGCGGTCACTGGCGCCGACCCGGTCGTGGCGAACCTGGTCACGGGCAACCGGTTCCGGCCCGGCCTCGCCGACGTCATCGGCTCGCTGAGCCAGAACACCGTGCTGACCATCGGCCTCGACGGCACGGTGGACGAGGTGGTGGCGCGGACCCGCCGGGCGGCGACGGTCGCCTGGTTGCAGGCGTACTACGACCCGGACCAACTGGACGATCTGATCGCGCGGCTCGACGCCGAGCGCGGCCGGCCGGCCCGGGTCGCCTACCGGATCAGCGACCGGCGCTTCAGCACCAGGGCGGCGACCGAGGCGATGGCGCGCGAGGCGCGCGTGACGGAGGAAGCCGTCCGGGCCAGGCTGCCGGAGACCTTCGTCAAGTGGGACGGGCACCGGTACGACGTGGACGAGCAGCTGTTCGTCGCCGTCGAGGACCGCGCCGAGACGGTGTACCTGCACCTGGTCTACGACTCGACCGCGGTCACCGGGGAACGGGCGGAAGCCCTGTTGCGCTCGGTGGAGGAGGTGGCGGTGCGCGCCGCGTTCGACCCCGGCGCGCCAACGGGACCACCGCGCCGACCACCACCGTCCACAACGGACGCCGTTGTGGTCCCGTGA
- a CDS encoding glycosyltransferase, with protein MSRFLLVVLPLQGHLYPMLAIGQELARAGHDVVWCGPENVLRPLVGPDATVHATGVRAYRRYDENGMAGLRALWDGYLLPFARFTLGPVDEAVALHRPDVVVTEQYALAGGLVAHRRGVRWATLCTGTLELTPPEDLPEFDGFVADRVARAVAMAGLPADAPVDPRFSPHLVIALMTRGLVGDAELPDRCVLTGAALGPRPNAPEFPWHLWDHDRRHVLVTVGTLVGHMIGDFYERAAAVLAPLADEVQAVFVTSGVAAESFPDNAIVAELVPMLDLMPKLDAVVCHAGGAVNEALAFGVPMVVAPVRAEQVALARQVARSGAGVEVPVLDVTVAELDAALRAVLDGPDHRDAARRIAAEFSAAGGAAAAAAHLVGLASGA; from the coding sequence GTGTCGCGGTTTCTGCTCGTCGTACTGCCGCTGCAAGGTCACCTCTACCCCATGCTCGCGATCGGGCAGGAGCTTGCCCGCGCGGGCCACGACGTCGTCTGGTGCGGTCCGGAGAACGTGCTGCGCCCGCTCGTCGGTCCGGATGCGACGGTGCACGCCACCGGCGTGCGCGCGTACCGGCGCTACGACGAGAACGGCATGGCCGGTCTGCGCGCGCTCTGGGACGGCTACCTGCTCCCGTTCGCGCGCTTCACGCTCGGCCCCGTGGACGAGGCGGTGGCGCTGCACCGGCCGGACGTCGTCGTGACCGAGCAGTACGCGCTGGCCGGCGGTCTGGTCGCGCACCGCCGCGGCGTGCGGTGGGCGACCCTGTGCACCGGCACGCTCGAACTGACCCCGCCCGAGGACCTGCCGGAGTTCGACGGCTTCGTCGCGGACCGGGTGGCCCGGGCGGTGGCGATGGCCGGGCTGCCCGCCGACGCCCCGGTCGACCCCCGGTTCTCGCCGCACCTGGTGATCGCCCTGATGACCCGGGGGCTCGTGGGCGACGCCGAGCTGCCGGACCGCTGCGTGCTCACCGGCGCGGCGCTGGGGCCGAGGCCGAACGCCCCGGAGTTCCCCTGGCACCTGTGGGACCACGACCGCCGCCACGTGCTGGTGACGGTCGGCACCCTCGTCGGTCACATGATCGGCGACTTCTACGAGCGGGCGGCGGCGGTGCTGGCGCCCCTGGCGGACGAGGTGCAGGCGGTGTTCGTCACCTCGGGTGTGGCCGCGGAGTCGTTCCCCGACAACGCGATCGTCGCCGAGCTGGTGCCGATGCTCGACCTGATGCCGAAGCTGGACGCGGTGGTGTGCCACGCGGGAGGCGCCGTCAACGAGGCGCTCGCCTTCGGGGTCCCGATGGTCGTGGCCCCGGTGCGGGCCGAGCAGGTGGCGTTGGCGCGGCAGGTCGCCAGGTCGGGCGCGGGTGTCGAGGTCCCCGTCCTCGACGTCACGGTGGCCGAGCTGGACGCCGCGCTGCGGGCGGTCCTCGACGGTCCCGACCACCGGGACGCCGCCCGCCGGATCGCGGCGGAGTTCTCCGCCGCCGGAGGAGCGGCCGCGGCCGCGGCGCACCTCGTCGGGCTGGCGTCCGGCGCATGA
- a CDS encoding beta-ketoacyl-[acyl-carrier-protein] synthase family protein translates to MSESVAVTGIGLVSPVGTAVDEVFEAVCAGRSGIVRPPEGHALHGVVDVAAIGPPVDPESVIPPKEARVVDRSIVLGVRAAEDALADAGIEVGQDVDPYRVAVVLSGVGGLGTLARQAVERSRRGRLGVSPFMLPGVLPNMAAARVAIKFGIRGYMSSSGTACAAGGQSIGEAVRILRSGEADVVVCGCTEAPLFPTFADAFGNALALARGWSDPTTASRPFDRRRNGFVLGEGAGVLVLERAGFARARGAAVLAHVLGWGATSDGYHPTTPRPDGSGAAESMRIALRDSGLSTNDIGYLNAHGTGTKAGDSAESKAIRGVYGDGMPPVSSTKGITGHLLGASGVVEAAIAVTALRKGLLPPTHNLDDPDPACDLNHVRGEPSAAAVDAVMSNSFGFGGHNVSVVFGRADG, encoded by the coding sequence GTGAGCGAAAGCGTTGCGGTGACGGGCATCGGACTGGTCAGCCCGGTCGGCACGGCCGTGGATGAGGTGTTCGAGGCGGTCTGCGCGGGCCGGTCCGGGATCGTGCGGCCACCCGAGGGGCACGCGCTGCACGGTGTCGTGGACGTGGCCGCGATCGGCCCGCCCGTCGATCCGGAGAGCGTCATCCCGCCGAAGGAAGCCCGCGTGGTGGACCGCTCGATCGTGCTGGGGGTGCGGGCTGCCGAAGACGCCCTCGCGGACGCCGGGATCGAGGTGGGGCAGGACGTCGACCCGTACCGGGTCGCGGTCGTGCTCTCCGGCGTCGGCGGCCTCGGGACCCTTGCGCGGCAAGCGGTCGAGCGGTCGCGACGCGGTCGCCTCGGGGTCAGCCCCTTCATGCTGCCCGGTGTCCTGCCGAACATGGCGGCCGCGCGGGTCGCCATCAAGTTCGGCATCCGGGGGTACATGTCGTCCTCCGGGACGGCGTGCGCGGCGGGCGGGCAGTCGATCGGCGAGGCGGTGCGCATCCTCCGGTCCGGTGAGGCGGACGTGGTGGTGTGCGGGTGCACCGAGGCCCCGCTGTTCCCGACGTTCGCCGACGCCTTCGGCAACGCCCTCGCCCTCGCCCGCGGCTGGTCCGACCCGACCACCGCGAGCCGCCCGTTCGACCGGCGCCGCAACGGTTTCGTGCTCGGTGAAGGCGCCGGTGTGCTCGTGCTCGAACGCGCCGGGTTTGCCCGCGCGCGCGGCGCCGCGGTGCTCGCCCACGTGCTCGGCTGGGGTGCGACCAGCGACGGGTACCACCCGACCACGCCCCGCCCCGACGGCTCCGGCGCCGCGGAGAGCATGCGGATCGCACTTCGGGATTCCGGCCTGTCCACGAACGACATCGGCTACCTCAACGCGCACGGCACCGGCACGAAAGCCGGTGACTCCGCCGAGTCGAAGGCGATCAGGGGCGTGTACGGCGACGGCATGCCACCGGTCAGCTCGACCAAGGGCATCACCGGGCACCTGCTCGGCGCCTCCGGGGTCGTCGAGGCCGCCATCGCCGTCACGGCCCTGCGCAAGGGGCTGCTGCCGCCGACCCACAACCTGGACGACCCGGACCCGGCCTGCGACCTCAACCACGTTCGCGGCGAGCCGTCGGCCGCCGCGGTGGACGCGGTCATGTCCAACTCGTTCGGCTTCGGCGGTCACAACGTGAGCGTGGTCTTCGGGCGCGCCGATGGCTGA
- a CDS encoding phosphopantetheine-binding protein: MTAPDAQLDTDLRHRVVEAMTAVLARLVERDEPITEDVDMADGLGVSSSMGLELLLEVEEQVGIQIDVERMRPDELRTVGELATFIAGHSRPW, translated from the coding sequence ATGACCGCACCCGACGCACAGCTCGACACCGACCTGCGCCACCGCGTGGTCGAGGCCATGACCGCCGTGCTCGCGCGCCTGGTGGAGCGCGACGAACCGATCACCGAGGACGTCGACATGGCCGACGGGCTCGGCGTCAGCTCCTCGATGGGGCTGGAACTGCTGCTGGAGGTGGAGGAACAGGTCGGCATCCAGATCGACGTCGAGAGGATGCGCCCGGACGAGCTGCGCACCGTGGGCGAACTGGCGACGTTCATCGCCGGCCACAGCCGGCCCTGGTGA